A region from the Palaemon carinicauda isolate YSFRI2023 chromosome 9, ASM3689809v2, whole genome shotgun sequence genome encodes:
- the LOC137646643 gene encoding uncharacterized protein: MRMVRYIAGMSLPERWESQYIRRMCGIHNEQLKVMESRLRYYVMRREEDEEPIKRAKNRPVIRRISLGRHRNRWMYVVRKDMGEVSTDPDAIITLRHPLLSRELFYDA, translated from the exons atgaggatggtgagatataTTGCTGGAATGTCACTACCGGAAAGGTGGGAGAGTcaatatataagaagaatgtgtggtatacaTAATGAACAGCTGAAGGTTATGGAATCTCGACTGAGATACTATGTAATGAGAAGAGAGGAGGATgaggaaccaatcaagagagctaagaacaggcCAGTTATAAGGAGGATTAGTTTGGGGCGTCATCGGAACAGATGGATGTATGTGGTCAGGAAGGATATGGGTGAG GTGTCAACTGACCCCGATGCCATAATTACTCTGCGGCATCCTTTGTTGTCGCGTGAGTTATTCTATGATGCCTAA